A part of Myxococcus landrumus genomic DNA contains:
- a CDS encoding GbsR/MarR family transcriptional regulator, which translates to MKELSAAEQRFIESMGLYFERQGSTRISGRIHGLLMLADEPLSLQQIARVLKVSAASVSTNIRAIMSIGLVDPVSVPGDRQHYYVVNSDGWESRLRTAEDSVKAFVRLCQEALAAPQLANRQHLRDAADFCDFYLTEMAGIAERWRASRRARPSPRTPKASKGRTA; encoded by the coding sequence ATGAAGGAACTGAGCGCCGCGGAGCAGCGCTTCATCGAGTCGATGGGGCTGTACTTCGAACGGCAGGGCAGCACCCGCATCAGCGGGCGCATCCATGGGCTCCTGATGTTGGCGGACGAGCCCCTGTCGCTCCAGCAGATCGCCCGCGTGCTCAAGGTGAGCGCCGCCTCCGTCTCCACCAACATCCGGGCCATCATGAGCATCGGACTGGTGGACCCTGTCAGCGTCCCCGGTGACCGACAGCACTACTACGTCGTCAACAGCGACGGCTGGGAGTCGCGCCTGCGCACGGCGGAGGACAGCGTCAAGGCGTTCGTCCGCCTGTGCCAGGAGGCCCTGGCCGCGCCGCAGCTCGCGAACCGGCAGCACCTGCGAGACGCGGCTGATTTTTGTGATTTCTACCTGACCGAAATGGCCGGTATCGCCGAGCGGTGGCGCGCCTCACGCCGTGCCCGCCCCTCGCCCCGCACCCCCAAGGCTTCGAAAGGACGCACCGCATGA
- a CDS encoding FliH/SctL family protein produces MAIGKVIKGDGTADSSLVTERPVLRPPRAGVMNAEVFEARQGAQAILEDAQREKERIIAEAQREREDLLAKTREQGRQEGLAQATEIILRAKLQAGEILGSYEKDVIALGLRVGEKIIGRSLEKDPDLMLELCASAIDNLRSARSMILRVHPKTAAVLRAKKPVLMELIGRAVDVAIKEDPEVAPVGCIVQTEFGTVDAQLPTQLEMLQSVLLPDQNGPKEGPA; encoded by the coding sequence ATGGCGATCGGCAAGGTGATCAAGGGAGATGGGACGGCCGACTCGTCCCTCGTGACGGAGCGGCCGGTGCTGCGGCCTCCGCGCGCGGGGGTGATGAACGCGGAAGTCTTCGAGGCGCGGCAGGGGGCCCAGGCCATCCTCGAGGATGCCCAGCGCGAGAAGGAGCGCATCATCGCGGAGGCGCAGCGCGAGCGGGAGGACCTGCTGGCCAAGACGCGCGAGCAGGGGCGGCAAGAGGGCCTGGCCCAGGCGACGGAGATCATCCTCCGCGCGAAGCTGCAGGCCGGGGAGATCCTCGGTTCATACGAGAAGGACGTCATCGCGCTGGGGTTGCGCGTCGGAGAAAAGATCATCGGCCGGAGCCTGGAGAAGGACCCGGACCTGATGTTGGAGCTGTGCGCGTCGGCCATCGACAACCTGCGCAGCGCCCGCTCCATGATTCTGCGGGTCCACCCCAAGACTGCGGCGGTCCTGCGAGCCAAGAAGCCCGTGCTGATGGAGCTCATCGGCCGTGCGGTGGACGTCGCCATCAAGGAGGACCCCGAGGTCGCCCCGGTGGGCTGCATCGTCCAGACGGAGTTCGGCACGGTGGACGCGCAGCTCCCCACCCAGCTCGAGATGCTCCAGAGCGTGTTGTTGCCGGACCAGAACGGCCCGAAGGAAGGCCCGGCCTGA
- a CDS encoding ABC transporter permease, producing the protein MFQLFLIAFRNLGTHRRRTLLLGGAIAGVTALLVILMGLSQGMEETMLRSATTLGTGHVNVAGFYKITSGQAAPVVTAYPKILELVRKEVPELDYAVQRGRGWAKLVSEKTSAQVGVGGIDVQDEPGFRQVLQVRSGSMDDLMQPNTVLIFEKQAKRLEVKVGDIVTIAAPTMRGTNNTVDVRVAAIAADVGMMSDFNVYVPSQTLRALYQLRDDSTGAIFLYLKDLKQMSQVQAKVRQLLTDAGYIVMDNDPRAFWFKFDVVNREEWTGQKLDITNWEDEMSFITWTLKALNGLTGILTFVLLIIIGVGIMNTLWIAIRERTREIGTLRAIGMQRTRVMVMFLFEAMTLGALGTLAGALIGLVVCVSVDAAHVGVPEAAAMFIMSDRLHLVVNAGSTVGAMVFITGCTTLISLIPSFLAARLKPVTAMHHIG; encoded by the coding sequence ATGTTCCAGCTCTTCCTCATCGCATTCCGAAACCTGGGCACCCACCGGCGGCGCACGTTGCTGCTGGGCGGGGCCATCGCCGGCGTCACCGCGCTGCTCGTCATCCTCATGGGGCTGTCCCAGGGGATGGAGGAGACCATGCTCCGGTCCGCCACCACTCTGGGCACCGGCCACGTCAACGTGGCGGGCTTCTACAAAATCACCTCCGGCCAGGCCGCGCCGGTGGTGACCGCCTACCCGAAGATTCTCGAGCTGGTCCGCAAGGAAGTGCCGGAGCTGGACTACGCCGTCCAGCGCGGGCGCGGCTGGGCCAAGCTCGTCAGCGAGAAGACCTCCGCGCAGGTGGGCGTCGGCGGCATCGACGTCCAGGACGAGCCCGGCTTCCGCCAGGTCCTCCAGGTGCGCTCCGGCTCCATGGATGACCTGATGCAGCCGAACACCGTGCTCATCTTCGAGAAGCAGGCCAAGCGGCTCGAGGTGAAGGTCGGCGACATCGTCACCATCGCCGCCCCCACCATGCGCGGCACCAACAACACCGTGGACGTGCGCGTGGCGGCCATCGCCGCGGACGTGGGCATGATGAGCGACTTCAACGTCTACGTGCCCTCGCAGACGCTGCGCGCCCTGTACCAGCTTCGCGACGACTCCACGGGTGCCATCTTCCTGTACCTCAAGGACCTCAAGCAGATGTCCCAGGTGCAGGCCAAGGTGCGCCAGTTGCTGACGGACGCGGGCTACATCGTCATGGACAATGACCCGCGCGCGTTCTGGTTCAAGTTCGACGTGGTCAACCGCGAGGAGTGGACGGGCCAGAAGCTGGACATCACCAACTGGGAGGACGAGATGTCCTTCATCACCTGGACGCTCAAGGCGCTCAACGGGTTGACGGGCATCCTCACCTTCGTGCTGCTCATCATCATCGGCGTGGGCATCATGAACACGCTGTGGATCGCCATCCGGGAGCGCACGCGTGAGATTGGCACGCTGCGCGCCATCGGCATGCAGCGCACCCGGGTGATGGTGATGTTCCTCTTCGAGGCCATGACGCTCGGCGCGCTGGGGACCCTCGCGGGCGCCCTCATCGGGCTCGTCGTGTGCGTGTCCGTGGACGCGGCCCACGTGGGCGTGCCGGAAGCCGCCGCGATGTTCATCATGTCGGACCGGCTGCACCTGGTCGTGAACGCGGGCTCCACCGTGGGCGCCATGGTGTTCATCACCGGGTGCACCACGCTCATCTCTCTGATTCCCTCCTTCCTCGCCGCGCGCCTCAAGCCCGTGACGGCGATGCACCACATCGGGTGA
- a CDS encoding tetratricopeptide repeat protein: protein MAESVSEISNSLVPLGRQQAMVLLEAGYLWLDMGQFDKAKEIFSGAAALMPKSEVPQLGLGAVEFAQGRHDKALQAYRSAQRLAPQASLPRAHVGEALLFLGKVPEALKELKAAIDLEPEGDGARLAQALIQAKEAGVLPPAKK from the coding sequence ATGGCGGAGAGCGTCTCGGAGATCTCGAACAGCCTGGTTCCCCTCGGGCGCCAGCAGGCCATGGTGTTGCTGGAGGCCGGCTACCTGTGGCTGGACATGGGGCAGTTCGACAAGGCGAAGGAGATCTTCTCTGGCGCCGCGGCGCTGATGCCCAAGAGCGAAGTGCCGCAGCTGGGCCTGGGCGCGGTGGAGTTCGCGCAGGGCCGGCACGACAAGGCGCTGCAGGCGTACCGCTCCGCGCAGCGGCTGGCGCCGCAGGCCTCGCTGCCTCGGGCCCACGTGGGCGAGGCGCTCCTGTTCCTGGGCAAGGTCCCGGAGGCGCTCAAGGAGCTCAAGGCGGCCATCGACCTGGAGCCCGAAGGTGATGGGGCCCGTCTGGCGCAGGCGCTCATCCAGGCGAAGGAAGCGGGCGTCCTGCCTCCCGCGAAGAAGTAG
- a CDS encoding type III secretion protein, whose translation MIRRPQAFAAPLLALVLVTGCHIELQHELSEADANEIYVLLSKNGINAKKEKEEGGNEVRFMITVPKTDAAEAAELLKLNSLPRPVEKGLSHFAKGSMVPTATEERAMLLKAMAGEVSNALNQIDGVLEARAIVSVPENNDLTQPENKPLPSASVFIKYRVGEGGKAPIEESRVKEFVAAAVPELKPEAVRVLMTAAQGPKAEKTDENRQQDVLGLRMTASSAGQFKMMMGGVGVLMALMFGLTLWSFTRGGGAPAPKTGRPRVRPPEA comes from the coding sequence ATGATTCGCCGACCGCAAGCGTTCGCCGCCCCGCTTCTCGCCCTCGTGCTCGTGACGGGCTGTCACATCGAGCTCCAGCATGAGTTGAGCGAGGCGGACGCGAACGAAATCTACGTCCTGCTCAGCAAGAACGGCATCAACGCGAAGAAGGAGAAGGAGGAAGGCGGCAACGAGGTCCGGTTCATGATCACCGTGCCCAAGACGGATGCCGCCGAGGCCGCGGAGCTGCTCAAGCTCAACTCGCTTCCCCGGCCGGTGGAGAAGGGCCTGTCCCACTTCGCCAAGGGCAGCATGGTCCCCACCGCCACGGAGGAGCGCGCGATGCTCCTGAAGGCCATGGCGGGCGAGGTCTCCAACGCGCTCAACCAGATTGACGGAGTGCTGGAGGCTCGCGCCATCGTCAGCGTGCCGGAGAACAACGACCTGACCCAGCCGGAGAACAAGCCGCTGCCGTCCGCGTCCGTGTTCATCAAGTACCGCGTGGGGGAGGGTGGCAAGGCGCCCATCGAGGAGAGCCGCGTGAAGGAGTTCGTCGCGGCCGCCGTGCCGGAGCTGAAGCCCGAAGCGGTGCGGGTGTTGATGACCGCGGCCCAGGGGCCCAAGGCGGAGAAGACGGACGAGAACCGTCAGCAGGATGTGTTGGGGCTGCGGATGACCGCCTCGAGCGCCGGCCAGTTCAAGATGATGATGGGTGGCGTTGGCGTGCTGATGGCGCTGATGTTTGGCCTGACCCTGTGGTCGTTTACGCGTGGGGGCGGTGCCCCGGCTCCGAAGACCGGGCGTCCCCGCGTTCGCCCCCCCGAGGCCTGA
- a CDS encoding ABC transporter ATP-binding protein, giving the protein MNAAVPHSPIVSISNVTKDYTLGKVVVPALRGVDLQVHPGEFISIAGPSGSGKTTLLNLIGCVDTATTGVVSVAGQDTKKLTERQLTHLRLHTIGFIFQSFNLVSVLSVFQNVEFPLLLQRKLDKNQRHERVMQLLEQVGLANHAKHRPNELSGGQRQRVAVARALVTRPQLVLADEPTANLDSVTGQHIIDLMKELNQKEGTTFIFSTHDAKVMSHANAVVRLADGKFLDRLSPSEAKRAMAAGAEGH; this is encoded by the coding sequence ATGAACGCCGCAGTCCCCCACTCTCCCATCGTCTCCATCAGCAACGTCACCAAGGACTACACCCTGGGCAAGGTGGTTGTCCCGGCGCTGCGCGGCGTGGATCTCCAGGTCCACCCGGGTGAGTTCATCTCCATCGCTGGCCCTTCCGGAAGCGGCAAGACCACCCTGCTCAACCTCATCGGCTGCGTGGACACCGCCACCACGGGTGTGGTCAGCGTGGCCGGGCAGGACACCAAGAAGCTCACCGAACGGCAGCTGACGCACCTGCGCCTGCACACCATCGGCTTCATCTTCCAGAGCTTCAACCTGGTGTCGGTGCTCAGCGTCTTCCAGAACGTGGAGTTCCCCCTGCTGCTCCAGCGCAAGCTGGACAAGAACCAGCGCCATGAGCGGGTGATGCAGCTCTTGGAGCAGGTGGGTCTGGCCAACCACGCCAAGCACCGCCCCAACGAGCTGTCCGGCGGCCAGCGTCAGCGCGTCGCCGTGGCGCGCGCGCTCGTCACCCGGCCCCAGCTGGTGCTGGCGGACGAGCCCACCGCCAACCTGGACTCGGTGACGGGCCAGCACATCATCGACCTGATGAAGGAGCTCAACCAGAAGGAGGGCACCACCTTCATCTTCTCCACCCACGACGCCAAGGTGATGAGCCACGCCAATGCCGTGGTGCGCCTGGCGGACGGAAAGTTCCTGGACCGGCTCAGCCCCTCCGAGGCGAAGCGGGCCATGGCCGCGGGCGCGGAGGGTCACTGA
- a CDS encoding sigma-70 family RNA polymerase sigma factor → MPLGEDRKAILTKYGPYVRSLAATVRKQFNAQLELDELVAYGQIGLLEAAERFDPKVGANFLTFAHYRIKGAIFDGLRKMGVLRGSDARNAFVGERAAAYLGNLSDRESGSSNRGSSFDDDVSDISDAVQGLAMVFASSLEGADSSGYTDESLPADVRLEAEQLKTRVRAAIEKLPEKERKLLQGYYFQGRTLEDAGAEIGQSKSWASRLHARAIDRLKELLNEEEELPPTSTDARRLSHGGSDGGRLRGAGGAAKAAGSERPADEQAGRVEVRRSSR, encoded by the coding sequence TTGCCACTGGGCGAAGACAGAAAGGCCATTCTCACCAAGTACGGCCCCTACGTTCGGTCCCTCGCGGCGACCGTGCGCAAGCAGTTCAACGCCCAGCTCGAGCTGGACGAACTGGTGGCGTACGGACAGATAGGCCTTCTGGAAGCGGCGGAGCGGTTCGACCCCAAGGTGGGTGCCAACTTCCTGACGTTTGCCCACTACCGCATCAAGGGCGCCATCTTCGACGGCCTGAGGAAGATGGGGGTGTTGCGGGGTTCGGACGCCCGAAACGCGTTCGTGGGAGAGCGGGCGGCGGCGTATCTGGGCAATTTGTCGGACCGCGAGTCGGGTTCAAGCAACCGCGGCAGCTCATTTGACGATGATGTCAGTGACATCTCGGATGCGGTGCAGGGGTTGGCGATGGTGTTCGCCTCCAGTCTGGAGGGGGCGGACAGCTCGGGATACACTGACGAGTCCCTTCCGGCGGATGTCCGGTTGGAGGCGGAGCAGCTGAAGACGCGGGTGCGGGCGGCGATCGAGAAGCTCCCCGAGAAGGAGCGCAAGCTTCTTCAAGGGTATTACTTCCAAGGCAGGACGCTGGAAGATGCCGGGGCGGAAATCGGGCAGTCGAAGAGTTGGGCCTCGCGGCTTCATGCACGAGCCATCGACCGCCTCAAGGAACTCTTGAACGAGGAGGAGGAACTTCCTCCCACCTCGACGGATGCAAGGAGGCTGTCACATGGCGGGTCCGATGGCGGGCGTCTCCGCGGCGCAGGTGGCGCAGCAAAAGCTGCAGGATCAGAGCGTCCAGCAGACGAACAAGCAGGGCGTGTCGAAGTTCGACGGAGTTCTCGCTGA
- a CDS encoding ABC transporter permease — MGQLRLLLQVAFRNLFTSKINILIGGIIFFGTLLVVVGGALLDSIDGAMSRSIIGSVAGHIQVYSDESKDELSLYGGMSGEPDLTVLADFSRVRPVLEKHPNVKTVVPMGTSSALITSGNTVDLTLARLRDLYKKRTEQGESAALKESIDSVKAHVRQIVALMEKQRANSKVVLTDAAVDPMEVEALARARTDEFWNSFDADPFASLEFLENRIAPQLPDGDLLELRYVGTDLDTFQRTFDRMEIVDGEAVPHGKRGMLVSKFFYENFFKLKTAFRLDTLKQERDLNGKLIATDPQLQRWVKENQTQTREIIFQLDPVKTHQAVERLQKVLGSKESTLDKLLPEFFTTTDENFDTRYQQFYAELAPLLDLYRLRMGDTLTISAFTRTGYVQSVNVKVYGTYQFKGLEKSTMAGLINLMDLMTFRDLYGYLSPDRKAEIAELQKNSGIKPVDRASAEDALFGEDSGNTLVAEAATGIVDDSKAFEGNQGAVYREDQVARVYSQEEIEKGVVLSTAVILKDPTKLEQTMEELKQVGTDAGMKLRAASWQQAAGFIGQFVLLAKLVLYFAVFIIFVVALVIINNAMMMATLQRVREVGTMRAIGAQRSFILSMVLVETVLLGLVFGAGGALVGSGVMTMLGSSGIPANNEALYFFFSGPRLYPTLSASNLIAAFVIVLVVSAISTFYPAFLATRVSPLQAMQTDE, encoded by the coding sequence ATGGGGCAGCTCCGGTTGCTGTTGCAGGTGGCGTTCCGCAACCTGTTCACCAGCAAGATCAACATCCTCATCGGCGGCATCATCTTCTTCGGCACCCTGCTGGTGGTCGTGGGTGGCGCGCTGCTCGACAGCATCGACGGCGCGATGAGCCGCAGCATCATCGGCAGCGTGGCCGGCCACATCCAGGTCTACTCGGACGAGTCCAAGGACGAGCTGAGCCTGTACGGCGGAATGAGCGGCGAGCCGGACCTGACGGTGCTGGCTGACTTCAGCCGCGTCAGGCCCGTCCTGGAGAAGCACCCCAACGTGAAGACGGTGGTGCCCATGGGCACCAGCAGCGCGCTCATCACCTCCGGCAACACGGTGGACCTGACGCTCGCCCGGCTCCGGGACCTCTACAAGAAGCGCACGGAGCAGGGAGAGTCCGCGGCCCTCAAGGAGAGCATCGACAGCGTCAAGGCGCACGTGCGCCAGATTGTCGCCCTCATGGAGAAGCAGCGGGCCAACAGCAAGGTCGTCCTCACCGACGCCGCCGTGGACCCCATGGAGGTGGAGGCGCTCGCCCGCGCTCGCACCGACGAGTTCTGGAACAGCTTCGATGCGGACCCGTTCGCCTCGCTGGAGTTCCTGGAGAACCGCATCGCCCCACAGCTGCCGGACGGCGACCTGCTGGAGCTGCGCTACGTCGGCACGGACCTGGACACGTTCCAGCGCACGTTCGACCGCATGGAAATCGTGGACGGAGAGGCGGTGCCCCACGGCAAGCGCGGCATGCTCGTCTCCAAGTTCTTCTACGAGAACTTCTTCAAGCTCAAGACGGCGTTCCGCCTGGACACCCTCAAGCAGGAGCGGGACCTCAACGGCAAGCTCATCGCCACGGACCCGCAGCTGCAGCGTTGGGTGAAGGAGAACCAGACCCAGACGCGTGAAATCATCTTCCAGCTGGACCCCGTCAAGACGCACCAGGCGGTGGAGCGGCTCCAGAAGGTGCTCGGCAGCAAGGAGTCCACCCTGGACAAGCTCCTGCCGGAGTTCTTCACCACCACGGACGAGAACTTCGACACGCGCTACCAGCAGTTCTACGCGGAGCTGGCCCCGCTGCTGGACCTGTACCGCCTGCGCATGGGCGACACCCTCACCATCAGCGCCTTCACGCGTACCGGCTACGTGCAGAGCGTCAACGTGAAGGTCTACGGCACCTACCAGTTCAAGGGCCTGGAGAAGTCCACCATGGCGGGGCTCATCAACCTGATGGACCTGATGACCTTCCGGGACCTCTACGGCTACCTCAGCCCGGACCGGAAGGCGGAGATCGCCGAGCTGCAGAAGAACAGCGGCATCAAGCCGGTGGACCGCGCCAGCGCCGAGGACGCGCTGTTCGGCGAGGACAGCGGCAACACGCTGGTGGCCGAGGCGGCGACGGGCATCGTCGACGACTCCAAGGCCTTCGAGGGCAACCAGGGCGCGGTGTACCGCGAGGACCAGGTGGCCCGGGTCTACTCCCAGGAGGAGATTGAAAAGGGCGTGGTGCTCAGCACGGCCGTCATCCTCAAGGACCCGACGAAGCTCGAGCAGACGATGGAGGAGCTCAAGCAGGTGGGCACCGACGCGGGCATGAAGCTGCGGGCGGCGTCATGGCAGCAGGCCGCGGGCTTCATCGGTCAGTTCGTGCTACTGGCGAAGCTGGTGCTGTACTTCGCGGTGTTCATCATCTTCGTCGTCGCCCTGGTCATCATCAACAACGCGATGATGATGGCCACGCTCCAGCGGGTGCGTGAGGTGGGGACGATGCGAGCCATTGGCGCGCAGCGCTCCTTCATCCTCAGCATGGTGCTGGTGGAGACCGTGCTCCTGGGCCTGGTCTTCGGCGCCGGTGGTGCGCTGGTCGGCAGCGGCGTCATGACGATGCTGGGCTCCAGCGGCATCCCCGCGAACAACGAAGCGCTCTACTTCTTCTTCTCCGGTCCCCGGCTGTACCCCACGTTGAGCGCCAGCAACCTCATCGCGGCGTTCGTGATTGTCCTCGTGGTGTCCGCCATCTCCACCTTCTACCCCGCGTTCCTCGCGACGCGCGTGTCGCCGCTGCAGGCCATGCAGACGGACGAGTAA
- a CDS encoding EscI/YscI/HrpB family type III secretion system inner rod protein, producing MSKFDGVLADKAQGAGQVDATQGVNKAQATQKTDAVRQVETVNKTEKAGLNKVGNAATQPVSAKAAEPVTAKTETGKTGKTSDMMSQVIGDLEKGQGNLEKIISQASSGKQFSNAELLSLQASMYQYTQQLDLTSKVVEKATTGLKDVVKTQV from the coding sequence GTGTCGAAGTTCGACGGAGTTCTCGCTGACAAGGCCCAGGGCGCCGGTCAGGTGGACGCGACCCAGGGTGTGAACAAGGCCCAGGCGACCCAGAAGACGGACGCCGTGCGGCAGGTCGAGACCGTCAACAAGACGGAGAAGGCCGGCCTCAACAAGGTGGGCAACGCCGCCACCCAGCCTGTTTCCGCGAAGGCCGCGGAGCCTGTCACCGCGAAGACGGAGACGGGGAAGACGGGCAAGACCTCCGACATGATGTCGCAGGTGATTGGCGACCTGGAGAAGGGCCAGGGCAACCTGGAGAAGATCATCTCCCAGGCCTCCAGCGGCAAGCAGTTCTCCAACGCCGAGTTGTTGTCGCTCCAGGCGTCCATGTATCAGTACACGCAGCAGTTGGACCTGACGAGCAAGGTGGTGGAGAAGGCCACCACGGGTCTCAAGGACGTCGTCAAGACGCAGGTCTGA
- the sctN gene encoding type III secretion system ATPase SctN, whose amino-acid sequence MAIDLSHYFDLIKDAQTVRVRGRVTELTGLIIKASVPNVRVGELVLIKSRSRGSVKAEVVGFQGDEVMLMPLGELYGIGPDSEVIPTGKPLSIKCGEALLGRVLNGIGEPMDGSALPDEGLIDWSVDRDCPDPFTRQRIERPLPLGVRCIDGLLTVGEGQRVGLFAGSGVGKSTLMGQIARNTQADLCVVALIGERGREVREFIEDAMGEEGMKRSVLVCATSDQPSLVRLRAAYVATAIAEYFRERGGNVLFMLDTVTRLARAQREIGLAVGEPPARQGYPPSVFSMLPRILERTGNSAKGKCTAIYTCLVAGGDMEEPIADEVRGILDGHFILNRALGERNQWPAMDVLASLSRVMSGIVSKDHKKAAGKLRETLATYEKQRDLILLGAYQYGTDPRTDYAIDKYDAIIDFLKQDTHSNSGFDETVEQLVALFEE is encoded by the coding sequence ATGGCCATCGACCTCTCGCATTACTTCGACCTCATCAAGGACGCGCAGACCGTCCGCGTCCGGGGCCGCGTCACCGAGCTGACGGGCCTCATCATCAAGGCGAGCGTTCCCAACGTCCGCGTCGGTGAGCTGGTGCTCATCAAGAGCCGCTCGCGTGGCTCCGTGAAGGCGGAGGTGGTGGGCTTCCAGGGGGATGAGGTGATGCTCATGCCCCTGGGTGAGCTGTACGGCATCGGTCCGGACAGCGAGGTCATCCCCACCGGCAAGCCCTTGAGCATCAAGTGCGGCGAGGCGCTCCTGGGGCGCGTGCTCAACGGCATTGGCGAGCCGATGGACGGCAGCGCGCTGCCCGACGAAGGCCTCATCGACTGGTCCGTGGACCGCGACTGCCCGGACCCGTTCACCCGTCAGCGCATCGAGCGGCCGCTGCCCCTGGGGGTGCGCTGCATCGACGGGCTGCTCACCGTGGGCGAAGGCCAGCGCGTGGGCCTCTTCGCAGGCTCCGGCGTCGGCAAGTCCACGCTGATGGGGCAGATAGCGCGCAACACCCAGGCTGACCTCTGCGTCGTGGCCCTCATCGGCGAGCGTGGTCGCGAAGTGCGCGAGTTCATCGAGGACGCCATGGGCGAGGAGGGCATGAAGCGCTCCGTGCTCGTGTGCGCGACCTCCGACCAGCCCAGCCTCGTGCGTCTGCGCGCCGCGTACGTCGCCACCGCCATCGCCGAGTACTTCCGCGAGCGCGGCGGCAACGTCCTGTTCATGCTCGACACCGTGACGCGTCTGGCGCGTGCCCAGCGTGAGATTGGCCTCGCGGTGGGCGAGCCCCCGGCCCGTCAGGGCTACCCGCCGAGTGTGTTCTCCATGCTGCCGCGCATCCTGGAGCGCACGGGCAACTCGGCGAAGGGCAAGTGCACCGCCATCTACACCTGCCTCGTGGCCGGCGGTGACATGGAGGAGCCCATCGCCGACGAAGTCCGCGGTATTCTCGACGGCCACTTCATCCTCAACCGCGCGCTGGGCGAGCGAAACCAGTGGCCGGCCATGGACGTGCTGGCCAGCCTCAGCCGTGTGATGAGCGGCATCGTCTCCAAGGACCACAAGAAGGCGGCGGGAAAGCTGCGCGAGACGCTGGCCACCTACGAGAAGCAGCGCGACCTCATCCTGCTGGGCGCCTACCAGTACGGGACGGACCCCCGCACGGACTACGCCATCGACAAGTACGACGCCATCATCGACTTCCTCAAGCAGGACACCCACTCCAACTCCGGCTTCGACGAGACGGTGGAGCAACTGGTGGCGTTGTTCGAGGAGTGA
- a CDS encoding outer membrane lipoprotein-sorting protein translates to MSLKNLLSAAAVSVALLSAPVALALEPAAMVQILSVIDDRQRNGGDYKAHIYLEQKEKDKTDNVREGFVYRRDADDKLMILFSKPKTEAGKGYLRLDKNLWSYDPNVGKWERRTERERIAGTDSRRADFDESRLAEEFDPSYEGEAKLGKYTAHRLNLKVKPNIDVAYPVVKLWVDKDTNNILKREEYALSGRLMRTALYPRWKKVFSESKGADVWYPEEIRFYDEVEKANSTIVLIKSVDLRALEANLFTKAWLESKSR, encoded by the coding sequence ATGAGCCTCAAGAACCTGCTGTCCGCCGCGGCGGTGTCCGTGGCCCTGCTGTCCGCGCCCGTGGCGCTGGCCCTCGAGCCGGCCGCCATGGTGCAGATCCTCTCCGTCATCGACGACCGGCAGCGCAACGGTGGCGACTACAAGGCGCACATCTACCTGGAGCAGAAGGAGAAGGACAAAACCGACAACGTCCGCGAGGGCTTCGTCTACCGGCGCGACGCCGACGACAAGCTGATGATTCTCTTCAGCAAGCCCAAGACGGAGGCCGGCAAGGGCTACCTGCGGCTGGACAAGAACCTCTGGAGCTACGACCCCAACGTGGGCAAGTGGGAGCGGCGCACGGAGCGCGAGCGCATCGCGGGCACCGACAGCCGCCGCGCCGACTTCGACGAGTCCCGACTGGCCGAGGAGTTCGACCCGTCCTACGAGGGCGAGGCCAAGCTGGGCAAGTACACGGCCCACCGGCTGAACCTGAAGGTGAAGCCCAACATCGACGTGGCCTACCCCGTCGTGAAGCTGTGGGTGGACAAGGACACGAACAACATCCTCAAGCGCGAGGAGTACGCGCTGTCCGGCCGCCTGATGCGCACCGCGCTCTACCCGCGCTGGAAGAAGGTCTTCAGCGAGTCCAAGGGCGCCGACGTCTGGTACCCCGAGGAGATCCGCTTCTACGACGAGGTGGAGAAGGCCAACTCCACCATCGTCCTCATCAAGTCGGTGGACCTGCGCGCCCTGGAGGCCAACCTCTTCACCAAGGCGTGGCTCGAAAGCAAGAGCCGATGA